The proteins below are encoded in one region of Halichoerus grypus chromosome X, mHalGry1.hap1.1, whole genome shotgun sequence:
- the LOC144378737 gene encoding sperm acrosome-associated protein 5-like: protein MQTWVTVAVTLATLMVAAVDAKIYECCELAMKLKKAGLSGFKGYSTGDWLCMAHYESGFDTSFVGHNPDRSSKYGIFQLNSTWWCNDGITPTQNLCHIECQDLLNRHILDDILCAGKVVSSRNGMTAWDSWTRHCYGHNLSEWLKECNMHDKAVSKKTDNS from the exons ATGCAGACCTGGGTCACTGTGGCGGTGACTCTGGCCACACTGATGGTCGCCGCCGTGGATGCGAAGATCTATGAATGCTGTGAACTGGCAATGAAGCTGAAGAAGGCAGGCCTCAGTGGCTTCAAGGGCTACAGCACTGGAGACT ggctgTGCATGGCACACTATGAGAGTGGCTTTGACACCTCCTTCGTGGGCCACAATCCTGACCGCAGCAGCAAATACGGCATTTTCCAGCTGAACTCCACCTGGTGGTGTAATGATGGTATTACACCCACCCAGAACCTCTGTCACATCGAGTGTCAAG ACCTGCTCAACCGCCATATTCTGGATGATATCTTGTGTGCCGGGAAGGTGGTGTCCTCAAGGAATGGTATGACTGCTTG GGATTCATGGACCCGGCACTGTTATGGCCATAATTTATCTGAATGGCTCAAGGAATGCAATATGCATGACAAAGCTGTCTCAAAGAAAACTGATAATTCATGA